In Nodosilinea sp. PGN35, the genomic stretch CGCCAGGGGAAGGAGGGCGATCGCCAGCCACAGAATCTGTCCGGGCTCAACTCGGGGGCGGCTGTCCACTTCGCCCGGTTCAATCAGGGCGTTGACCCGCTGTTCTAGGCGACTTAGCGACATCGCTTCGTTGAAGCCGACGCAGGCATCCAGGGCCGTCATCGGCTGGGCCAGGGTCATCTGTCGGGCGAGCTTGACCAGTAGCTCAGCCAGCAGCAGCGGGTCGCTGGTTTGGGCGGCCCGCTGGTCGGCCCGCAGCTCGCGCAGCAGCAGCAGCTCTTCCCACAGCGCGGTGGTATTGGGCAGCCATCCGCCCAACCGACGCAGCACCCCCAGCCAGAAAAACCAGAAGGGATCGCGGCAGTCGGCATGGGCCTGCTCGTGGGCGATGGTGGCTTGCTGTTCGGTGGGGGTGAGCTGCTGTAGCCAGCCCTGGCTAACCACCAGGGCCGATCGCCCCAGACCAATCTGCGCGATTATGGGCAGCTCCATGGGCAGACAGCGTCCCTGACCGCCCTGGGGTAAGGGCACCAGCGGGTATTGCCGCAGCCACCACGCCATGCCTGCCGCCCGCCCCAGGGAATAGGCCAAAACCCCGCTGGCTATGGTCAGCACCCCCAGGCTTACCCAGCAGCCCACCGGGCTGACCGATCGCCCCATCATGGTGCCGTGGTGGCCCATGGCGATCACGACTCCAGCCGCCAGCAGCACCATCAGTGGCGGCAGACAAAAGGCACTGAGGGCAGTCTGCCAGCGGGTCTGCCACGACCCAGCGGTGGGCTGCCACCGCCACCGCCACAGCACCGCTACCCCAACCATGAGCGCTAAGAGACTGATGTGCATTAGTCTTCCTCCCCGGGGTTGCGGGTCTGGCGCAGGGCGCGCAGGCGGGCGGCGATCGCATCGAGCTTGTCTAACTCGGCCCGATCGAGGCTGTCGGCAAAGGCCGCCACAATGTCGGGGCTGCCCACCGCCAAAAAGCTCTGGAGCTGCTGGTGCGCCGTCAGCGCCTGGGCTTCCTGCTGCGAGACGGTGGGCTGCCAGCGGTAGAGGCGACGGGTTCGCGCCTGGGAAATGGTTTCGCGCCGCAGCCAGCCCTTTTTGGCCAGCCGCTGCAGCACCGTTGTCACCGAAGCCTGGGTGAGGTCGCGATCGGGGTCAGCCAAAATGTGGTCGTGAATGTCTTTGACCGTAGCGCCGCCCTTAGCCCAGACGATGGCGAGAATTTCGGCCTCAAGGGGGCCGAGGGAGAGCTGGGGTCGATGGCGGGGTAGGGGGGACATGGGGGTAGGGGTAGGGGAGTGGGGGGGTAGGGGAGATGGGGGAGTGATGGAGTAGAGGGTGGGGAGTGCGGCTTCAGACCCATTGCTCTATACCTTACACCCCATACCCCATCACCCCATCACCCCATACCCCATCACCCCATACCCCATCACCCCCACCCTCCCCGTTACATCCCGCAACAGTTGACAGGCTGTCTTTTGATTTCCACAACCGTGGCCCAGACAATGCCTCAAAAGAGGATGTTTTGAAGAACGCTCATGAAAAAGATTGTCTTAGGCTTGGTGGCGGCGGTGGCTGTCCTTTCCCTGTGGGTGGCTCCAGCGGCGCTGGCGGCAGATTTGGGCCATGGGGCTCAGATCTTTGGCAACAACTGTGCGGCCTGCCACATTGGCGGCGGCAATGTGGTGAACGGGGCAAAAACCCTCAAGCAGGCTGACCTCGACCAGTACGATATGGCTTCGATCGACGCCAT encodes the following:
- a CDS encoding M56 family peptidase, which codes for MHISLLALMVGVAVLWRWRWQPTAGSWQTRWQTALSAFCLPPLMVLLAAGVVIAMGHHGTMMGRSVSPVGCWVSLGVLTIASGVLAYSLGRAAGMAWWLRQYPLVPLPQGGQGRCLPMELPIIAQIGLGRSALVVSQGWLQQLTPTEQQATIAHEQAHADCRDPFWFFWLGVLRRLGGWLPNTTALWEELLLLRELRADQRAAQTSDPLLLAELLVKLARQMTLAQPMTALDACVGFNEAMSLSRLEQRVNALIEPGEVDSRPRVEPGQILWLAIALLPLATPWLHR
- the petJ gene encoding cytochrome c6 PetJ, which produces MKKIVLGLVAAVAVLSLWVAPAALAADLGHGAQIFGNNCAACHIGGGNVVNGAKTLKQADLDQYDMASIDAIVTQVTNGKNAMPAFRGRLSDEDIADVAAYVLSQAEQGW
- a CDS encoding BlaI/MecI/CopY family transcriptional regulator, with amino-acid sequence MSPLPRHRPQLSLGPLEAEILAIVWAKGGATVKDIHDHILADPDRDLTQASVTTVLQRLAKKGWLRRETISQARTRRLYRWQPTVSQQEAQALTAHQQLQSFLAVGSPDIVAAFADSLDRAELDKLDAIAARLRALRQTRNPGEED